The following coding sequences are from one Pocillopora verrucosa isolate sample1 chromosome 5, ASM3666991v2, whole genome shotgun sequence window:
- the LOC131789951 gene encoding melatonin receptor type 1A-like — translation MVSNTLSHELAMRTEAFARTETVLFAITNVVAILGNLLIFCAVYHNHRLRTIPNIFITALAVSDILMSIICMPFTVASLFHGRWIFHETVCRFQAFDIFAFGTSSLGTMAAIAVSRYFCVVNREKYPSLFKKQRALMYIFIVWCLALVGSVRILLFKNDSIEFHPGKAMCLYKFESNIAYPTSILCCFIATPLIIITICYVKVFRAVSRSNRVFSLENNPELLRVNVEEAKVTKRLVAVVVGFACCWLPVFVVDNIDMARGEPTLPRQVYLTYSLLIYLSSTINPFIYCSADKRFRREYKVVLRKIFTFKCRDNSENGNT, via the coding sequence ATGGTCTCCAACACACTTTCCCATGAGCTTGCTATGCGAACTGAAGCCTTTGCTAGgactgaaacagttttgtttgctATTACCAATGTCGTGGCCATCCTTGGAAATCTCCTCATTTTTTGCGCCGTGTACCATAACCACAGGCTACGCACGATTCCCAACATATTCATAACAGCACTGGCTGTGAGCGATATTCTGATGTCTATTATCTGTATGCCTTTTACAGTTGCAAGTCTTTTCCACGGCAGGTGGATCTTTCATGAAACGGTCTGCCGCTTTCAAGCATTTGATATCTTTGCGTTTGGGACGAGTAGTCTTGGAACTATGGCAGCAATTGCAGTCAGCCGATATTTCTGTGTTGTTAATCGGGAAAAGTATCCCTCGCTGTTTAAGAAGCAAAGAGCCTTGATGTATATTTTCATCGTTTGGTGCTTGGCTCTGGTTGGATCTGTGCGCATATTACTCTTCAAAAATGACAGCATTGAATTCCACCCTGGAAAAGCAATGTGTCTgtacaaatttgaaagtaacattGCTTACCCTACCTCAATCCTTTGCTGTTTTATCGCAACACCCCTGATTATCATCACGATCTGCTATGTCAAAGTGTTCCGCGCCGTGTCGAGATCAAATCGTGTTTTCTCATTGGAAAATAACCCGGAACTTCTTCGGGTGAATGTGGAAGAAGCCAAAGTGACAAAGCGTTTGGTAGCAGTTGTGGTCGGCTTTGCATGCTGTTGGCTTCCTGTTTTTGTCGTTGATAACATCGACATGGCACGTGGAGAACCCACGTTACCCCGACAAGTGTACTTAACTTACAGCCTCTTAATTTATCTGAGTAGCACCATAAACCCATTCATATATTGTTCCGCAGATAAGAGGTTCAGACGAGAGTACAAGGTTGTTTTGAGGAAGATTTTTACCTTTAAGTGCCGAGACAACAGCGAGAACGGTAACACCTAA
- the LOC131789950 gene encoding melatonin receptor type 1A-like, producing MTSKLSLELTTREEALVWTETVLFAVTNVVAILGNLLILCAVYHNHRLRTIPNIFVIALAVSDILMSTICMPFTVASLFHGRWIFDETVCRFQAFDIFAFGKCSLGTMAAIAVNRYFCVVNREKYPSLFKKQRALMYIFIVWCLALVGSVPILLFKNDSIEFQPGKAMCLFKFERNIAYSAAILCCFITTPLIIITICYVKVFRAVSRSNRVFSLENNPELLRVNVEEAKVTKRLVAVVVGFACCWLPIFIIDNIDMAHGEPTLPRPAYLAYGFLLYLSSTINPFIYCATDKRFRREYKAVLWKIFSFKCRANNENNDG from the coding sequence ATGACAAGTAAACTTTCCCTTGAGCTTACCACAAGAGAGGAGGCGTTAGTTTGgactgaaacagttttgtttgctGTTACCAATGTTGTGGCCATCCTTGGAAATCTCCTCATTCTATGCGCCGTGTACCATAACCACAGACTACGCACGATTCCCAACATATTCGTAATAGCACTGGCTGTGAGCGATATTCTGATGTCTACTATATGTATGCCTTTTACAGTTGCAAGTCTTTTCCACGGCAGGTGGATCTTTGATGAAACGGTCTGCCGCTTTCAAGCATTTGATATCTTTGCGTTTGGGAAGTGTAGTCTTGGAACTATGGCAGCAATTGCAGTCAACCGATATTTCTGTGTTGTTAATCGGGAAAAGTATCCCTCGCTGTTTAAGAAGCAAAGAGCCTTGATGTATATTTTCATCGTTTGGTGCTTGGCTCTGGTTGGATCTGTGCCCATATTACTCTTCAAAAATGACAGCATTGAATTCCAGCCTGGAAAAGCAATGTGTCTGTTCAAATTTGAACGTAACATTGCTTACTCTGCCGCAATCCTTTGTTGTTTTATCACAACACCCTTGATTATAATCACGATCTGCTATGTCAAAGTGTTCCGCGCCGTTTCGCGATCAAATCGCGTTTTCTCATTGGAAAATAACCCGGAACTTCTTCGGGTGAATGTGGAGGAAGCCAAAGTGACGAAGCGTTTGGTTGCAGTTGTAGTCGGCTTTGCATGCTGCTGGCTTCCTATTTTCATTATCGACAACATTGACATGGCGCACGGAGAGCCCACGCTACCACGACCAGCTTACTTAGCATATGGCTTTTTGCTTTACTTGAGTAGCACCATAAACCCCTTCATATATTGTGCCACAGATAAGAGGTTCAGACGGGAGTATAAGGCTGTTTTATGGAAGATTTTTAGCTTCAAATGCCGAGccaacaacgaaaacaacgacGGTTAA
- the LOC136280847 gene encoding LOW QUALITY PROTEIN: melatonin receptor type 1A-like (The sequence of the model RefSeq protein was modified relative to this genomic sequence to represent the inferred CDS: inserted 3 bases in 2 codons): MTSKLSLELATREEVLVWTETVLFAFTNVVAVFGNLLTFYAVYRNHRLRTVTNMFVIALAISDILMCTCCMPFTVVALFHGQWIFDETVCRFQAFDIFAFGKCNLGTMAAIAVSRYFCVVNWEKYLSLFKNKRALMYIFIVWCLALAGLLPXLLFKNDSIGFQPGKAMCMYKFESNIAYSASILCCFLTTPLIIIKICYVIVFRAVSRSNRVSSLENNLELLWVNVKEAKAXLVAVVVGFACCWLPVFVVDDIDMTRGGPALPRQVYLTNSLLIYLSSTINPFIYCAIDKRFRREYKC, translated from the exons ATGACAAGTAAACTCTCCCTTGAGCTTGCCACAAGAGAGGAGGTGTTAGTGTGGACTGAAACAGTTCTGTTTGCTTTTACCAATGTTGTGGCTGTCTTCGGAAATCTTCTCACTTTTTACGCCGTGTACAGAAACCACAGGCTGCGAACAGTTACCAACATGTTCGTAATAGCTCTGGCTATCAGCGATATTCTGATGTGTACCTGCTGTATGCCTTTTACAGTTGTCGCTCTGTTCCATGGCCA GTGGATCTTTGATGAAACGGTCTGCCGCTTTCAAGCATTTGATATATTTGCGTTTGGGAAGTGTAACCTTGGAACTATGGCAGCAATTGCAGTCAGCCGATATTTCTGTGTTGTTAATTGGGAAAAGTATCTCTCGCTGTTTAAGAATAAAAGAGCCTTGatgtatatttttattgtttggtGCCTAGCTCTAGCTGGACTGCTCC TATTACTCTTCAAAAATGACAGCATTGGATTCCAGCCTGGAAAAGCAATGTGTATgtacaaatttgaaagtaacattGCTTACTCTGCCTCAATCCTTTGCTGTTTCCTCACAACACCCTTGATTATCATCAAGATCTGCTATGTCATAGTGTTCCGCGCCGTGTCGAGATCAAATCGTGTTTCCTCACTGGAAAATAACCTGGAACTTCTTTGGGTGAATGTTAAAGAAGCCAAAGC TTTGGTAGCAGTTGTGGTCGGCTTTGCATGCTGTTGGCTTCCTGTTTTTGTCGTTGATGACATAGACATGACACGTGGAGGACCCGCGCTACCACGACAAGTGTACTTGACTAACAGCCTCTTAATTTACCTGAGTAGCACCATAAACCCATTCATATATTGTGCCATAGATAAGAGGTTCAGACGAGAGTACAAGTGTTAG
- the LOC131789947 gene encoding tetratricopeptide repeat protein 28-like, translating into MATGRSSIKVPCENEDLPDKENAPDFDEDTLRATADVYRNEGNEAFRKGDFITAIHFYTKGIKMNCNDKELKAKLHNNRAIAHSKLGNHQDSLRDAEAAIEINPTFLKAIVRGATACVELKRFEEASTWCDKGLAIDKNNTVLLSLRLQSVREVGDKSMEEKDPISHDHVSASSGDIKKVIDFYNWGEEAIEYLNLYLKKTKEVGDKHGEGNAYGSLGNAYHRLGDFKKAIEYHNLHLKIAKEVGDKHGEGNAYGNLGNAYGRLGDFKKAIEYHNLHLKIAKEVGDKHGEGNAYGNLGNAYGRLGDFKKAIEYHNLHLKIANEVGDKHGEGNAYGSLGNAYQSLGDFKKAIEYHNLHLKIAKEVGDKHGEGNAYGNLGNAYGRLGDFKKAIEYHNLDLKITKAVGDKHGEGGTYGNLGNAYRRLGDFKKAIEYHNLHLKIANEVGDKHGEGNAYGSLGNAYQSLGDFKKAIEYHNLHLKIAKEIGDKHGEGNAYGNLGNAYGGLGDFKKAIEYHNLHLKITKAVGDKHGEGGAYGNLGNAYGGLGDFKKAIEYHNLHLKIAKEVGDKHGEGGAYGNLGNAYQSLGDFKKAIEYHNLHLKIAKEIGDKHGEGNAYGSLGNAYRRLGDLKKAIEYHNLHLKIAKEVGDKHGEGGAYGNLGNAYQSLDDFKKAIEYHNLHLKIAKEIGDKHGEGNAYGSLGNAYRRLGDLKKAIEYHNLHLKIAKEVGDKHGEGGAYGNLGNAYGGLGDLKKAIEYHNLDLKIAKEVGDKSLEATAYCSLGCVSELQGGLPKAVEHYQASISLFNSLRVLLKSKDEWKVNFRNKHQIAYTGLWRVLVEQGNVDEALFVAEKGRAQALTDLMESSFRGGTSHQKGDDEDCAVLKNVPSNTVFQAVDEANVNLWVVSEGKQVQLRQSKLKGFVSENSGSSQSFESFMLGVYTQLGVRSNVRCENRSLDALREGRSKVDEKTKEANPQPHFQQDGCLSSLYDIVMKPVADLIQGDELLIIPDGPLWIAPYAALKDGNSKYLCESFTIRVAPSLASLRLIADCPNDYHKSSDALLVGDPWVSEVTNSEGEKVLEQLPCAKEEVEMIGEILNITPITGRKATKREVLKRLSSVSLVHFAAHGCPETGEIALTPDQDRISTVPTEKENYILTIRDVLNVQLCAKLVVLSCCHSGRGEIKAEGVVGIARAFMGAGARSVVVSLWAIDDEATLEFMKCFYQHLAEGKSTSKSLNLAMKSLRESDEFHDIKYWAPFLLIGDDLTFDLMAKERENLNRKSNK; encoded by the exons atggctacaggaagaagttcaattaaagttccatgtgaaaatgaagacttacctgacaaagaaaatgcaccagattttgacgaggacactttacgag ccacagctgatgtttataggaatgagggtaatgaggccttcaggaaaggagatttcatcactgctattcatttttacaccaaaggaattaaaatgaactgcaatgacaaagaactgaaggccaaactgcacaacaacagggcaattgcacattctaaacttg gaaatcaccaggattcactaagggatgcagaagcagccattgagataaatccaactttccttaaggcaattgtgagag gagccactgcttgtgttgaattgaagagatttgaagaagcaagcacttggtgtgataagggactagct attgacaaaaacaatacggtcttgttgtcattaagacttcagtctgtcagagaagtgggagataagtccatggaggaaaaagatcctattagtcatgaccacgttagtgcaagttcaggtgataTCAAGAAAGTCATAGACTTCTATAATTGGGGAGaagaagccatagagtacctaaacctatatcttaaaaaaaccaaagaagtaggagacaagcatggggagggtaacgcttatggcagtcttggcaatgcttatcaccgtctgggtgatttcaaaaaagccatagagtaccacaacctacatcttaaaatagctaaagaagtaggagacaagcatggggagggtaacgcttatggcaatcttggcaatgcttatggccgtctgggtgatttcaaaaaagctatagagtaccacaacctacatcttaaaatagctaaagaagtaggagacaagcatggggagggtaacgcttatggcaatcttggcaatgcttatggccgtctgggtgatttcaaaaaagccatagagtaccacaacctacatcttaaaatagctaacgaagtaggagacaagcatggggagggtaacgcttatggcagtcttggcaatgcttatcaaagtctgggtgatttcaaaaaagccatagagtaccacaacctacatcttaaaatagctaaagaagtaggagacaagcatggggagggtaacgcttatggcaatcttggcaatgcttatggccgtctgggtgatttcaaaaaagctatagagtaccacaacctagatcttaaaataactaaagcagtaggagacaagcatggggagggtggtacttatggcaatcttggcaatgcttatcgccgtctgggtgatttcaaaaaagccatagagtaccacaacctacatcttaaaatagctaacgaagtaggagacaagcatggggagggtaacgcttatggcagtcttggcaatgcttatcaaagtctgggtgatttcaaaaaagccatagagtaccacaacctacatcttaaaatagctaaagaaataggagacaagcatggggagggtaacgcttatggcaatcttggcaatgcttatggcggtctgggtgatttcaaaaaagccatagagtaccacaacctacatcttaaaataactaaagcagtaggagacaagcatggggagggtggtgcttatggcaatcttggcaatgcttatggcggtctgggtgatttcaaaaaagccatagagtaccacaacctacatcttaaaatagctaaagaagtaggagacaagcatggggagggtggtgcttatggcaatcttggcaatgcttatcaaagtctgggtgatttcaaaaaagccatagagtaccacaacctacatcttaaaatagctaaagaaataggagacaagcatggggagggtaacgcttatggcagtcttggcaatgcttatcgccgtctgggtgatttaaaaaaagccatagagtaccacaacctacatcttaaaatagctaaagaagtaggagacaagcatggggagggtggtgcttatggcaatcttggcaatgcttatcaaagtctggatgatttcaaaaaagccatagagtaccacaacctacatcttaaaatagctaaagaaataggagacaagcatggggagggtaacgcttatggcagtcttggcaatgcttatcgccgtctgggtgatttaaaaaaagccatagagtaccacaacctacatcttaaaatagctaaagaagtaggagacaagcatggggagggtggtgcttatggcaatcttggcaatgcttatggcggtctgggtgatttaaaaaaagccatagagtaccacaacctagatcttaaaatagctaaagaagtaggcGACAAATCCTTGGAGGCAACGGCCTACTGTTCATTAGGATGCGTTTCGGAGTTGCAAGGTGGACTGCCAAAAGCCGTTGAACATTACCAAGCTAGCATAAGcttattcaattccttgagagtacttctaaaatctaaagatgagtggaaagttaattttcgaaataaGCATCAAATCGCGTAtacgggtttgtggagagttctcgtagaacaaggtaatgtagatgaagccttatttgttgctgagaaaggacgagctcaagctctaaccgacctcatggaatccagttttCGTGGTGGAACAAGTCACCAGAAGGGAGATGATGAAGATtgcgcagttttaaaaaacgttccatcaaacactgtctttcaggcagtggacgAAGCTAacgtcaatctttgggttgtgtccgaaggaaaacaagttcagttaagacaaagtaaactcaaaggttttgtttcagagaatagtggatctagccagtcctttgagtcgttcatgctcggtgtctatacacaacttggtgttcgttctaatgtgagatgcgagaatcgatctttagatgctttgagggagggccgttcaaaagtggatgagaaaaccaaagaagccaaCCCTCAACCTCACTTCCAACAAGACGGATGCTTGAGCAGTTTATATGATATCGTTATGAAGCCGGTGGCTGACTTGATTCAAGGGGATGAGCTACTCATTATTcctgatggacccctgtggatcgctccttacgctgcattgaaggatggtaattctaaatacctgtgtgaatcgttcacaATCCGAGTCGCTCCATCGTTAGcaagtcttagactcattgccgattgcccaaatgattatcacaaaagcagtgatgcgttacttgtaggagatccgtgggtaTCCGAGGTTACTAACAGCGAGGGAGAGAAAGTCCTCGAGCAGCTTCCGTgtgctaaagaagaagtagaaatgatcggagaaattctgaatatcacgccaatcactggcagaaaagccacgaaacgtgaggtgttgaaaagactcagttccgtttccttagttcactttgcggcacacggatgtccggaaactggcgaaattgctcttacacctgaccAAGACCGAATATCTACTGTGCCTACGGAGAAGGAGAATTACATTTTAACGATTCgagatgtgttgaatgttcaACTTTGCGCTAAACTTGTTGTGCTCAGTTGCTGCCACAGTGGTCggggcgagatcaaggctgaaggtgtggttggcattgcgcgcgcttttatgggggctggtgctcggtctgttgtggtgtccctgtgggcgattgatgacgaggctactctcgagttcatgaaatgcttttatcaacaccttgcaGAAGGTAAATCTACAAGcaagtcactgaacctggccatgaaaagcctcagagaatcagatGAGTTCCACGACATCAAGtactgggcgccctttttgctgattggagatgacctCACGTTTGACctgatggcaaaggaaagagaaaatttgaataggaaatcaaataaatga